One Neodiprion pinetum isolate iyNeoPine1 chromosome 1, iyNeoPine1.2, whole genome shotgun sequence genomic window carries:
- the LOC124210764 gene encoding fatty-acid amide hydrolase 2 has translation MELVIRLFTFLSNILYHILRPFFWYANRHPGSKISAAKDPILKLSAVAIAEKIRQRELSSEAVISAYIARIREVNPLLNAVVEDRFESAIREAKLCDEKLATGEVTAKQLEAEQPLYGVPVTVKESCAVKGLSHTGFSLARSGVKANYDSEPVVRLKIAGAIPLCVTNTPELCLGFETQNNVFGTTNNPYDTRRTAGGSSGGEAALLTSAASVIGIGSDIAGSIRLPAHLNGVFGHKPTPGAISIEGHFPYVDDAEFCRYLVIGPMTRYAEDLALAVRVMADRNCTAALRLDSPVDVKSVKVRYMEEVEASFGLVPVHEDVKRTIKQAAEYLRVAGADVEKVNIGQLKDSLELGLVLFFGMHKMPQILLNPDDPKHESNTLSEAGKAIFGLSRHTKSAIFFKFMKDVKVLVPRSRRPSFRMEAQKLQRTFMDLLGDDGVFLFPTFVTSAPFHGQLSLQLAGTLYCIICNVLGLPSTHVPMGLDSEGLPVGLQVIAAPMQDRLCLAVAKELEKGFGGWIPPSVVTA, from the exons ATGGAGTTGGTCATTCGATTATTTACCTTTCTGTCGAATATACTCTACCACATCTTGCGTCCATTCTTTTGGTACGCGAATCGTCATCCAGGGTCGAAAATATCGGCGGCAAAAGATCCGATCCTAAAACTAAGCGCTGTGGCAATAGCCGAGAAAATAAGACAACGGGAG CTCTCAAGCGAGGCTGTGATATCGGCGTACATAGCGCGGATCAGAGAGGTGAATCCCTTGCTCAACGCGGTGGTCGAGGATCGTTTCGAGTCGGCTATACGCGAGGCAAAATTATGCGACGAAAAATTGGCTACCGGAGAGGTGACCGCCAAGCAATTGGAGGCCGAGCAGCCTCTCTACGGCGTTCCGGTGACGGTGAAAGAAAGCTGCGCGGTGAAAG GTCTCAGTCATACCGGATTCAGCCTTGCCAGATCCGGCGTCAAAGCAAACTACGACAGCGAGCCCGTCGTGAGGTTGAAAATCGCCGGTGCTATTCCTCTCTGCGTGACAAACACACCGGAATTGTGCCTAGGATTTGAGACCCAGAACAACGTTTTTGGCACCACGAACAATCCCTACGACACTCGGCGCACAGCCGGCGGATCATCGGGCGGCGAG GCCGCGCTTCTAACCTCCGCAGCCTCCGTAATTGGGATCGGATCAGACATCGCTGGGTCGATTCGACTACCGGCTCACCTGAACGGAGTCTTCGGGCACAAGCCAACGCCTG GAGCCATTTCGATCGAGGGCCACTTTCCTTACGTCGACGACGCCGAATTCTGCCGCTACTTGGTCATCGGACCAATGACAAGGTACGCCGAGGACTTGGCATTGGCTGTCAGAGTGATGGCTGACAGGAATTGCACGGCAGCCCTTCGCCTCGATTCTCCGGTCGACGTAAAGTCCGTTAAGGTTCGGTACATGGAGGAGGTCGAAGCCTCGTTCGGCCTGGTCCCCGTCCACGAGGACGTCAAACGGACCATCAAACAGGCTGCTGAATACCTCCGAGTCGCGGGTGCGGATGTCGAAAAG GTGAACATCGGGCAGCTGAAGGACTCTCTTGAACTTGGCCTGGTGCTGTTCTTCGGTATGCACAAAATGCCGCAGATCCTGTTGAATCCGGACGATCCGAAG CACGAGAGCAACACCCTGTCAGAAGCTGGAAAAGCGATCTTTGGACTATCGAGACACACGAAATCGgcgatatttttcaagttcaTGAAAGACGTGAAGGTGTTGGTCCCGCGTTCAAGGCGGCCGTCGTTCAGGATGGAAGCGCAAAAACTTCAGCGGACATTCATG GAccttctcggtgacgacggAGTCTTCCTCTTCCCAACCTTCGTGACCTCCGCACCATTTCACGGTCAGCTTAGTCTGCAGCTCGCTGGCACGCTGTACTGCATTATTTGCAACGTCCTTGGACTTCCGTCGACACACGTACCGATGGGATTAGACAGCGAAGGTCTGCCGGTCGGGCTACAG GTGATAGCAGCCCCAATGCAGGACAGATTATGCCTAGCTGTAGCAAAGGAACTGGAGAAAGGCTTCGGCGGATGGATACCACCGTCTGTAGTCACAGCCTAG